In the Wyeomyia smithii strain HCP4-BCI-WySm-NY-G18 chromosome 2, ASM2978416v1, whole genome shotgun sequence genome, one interval contains:
- the LOC129721534 gene encoding probable cytochrome P450 9f2: MEVDLLTVAAIGAIVLLLFHYVSKKYQYFLSKPIPCVKPTFFFGSTGPMMFRRRDVTSHIRMLYNLFPDFKVVGFYDFMKPIFMLRDPEVIKKIAVKDFDYFIDHTPTMTSGSLDEQTKNESLFGNSLFALRGQKWRDMRATLSPAFTGSKMRHMFELVAQCAQSMNNFFTAETKAGKKLEYEMKDIFSRFGNDVIATVAFGIQVDSLKDRDNEFYLKGKQMINFQSLMVLVKFLMLRSMPRLMQKLGIDFLDSNLTQYFKSMITDNMKQREAHGIVRNDMIHMLMEVRKGALKHSKDEHDQKDAGFATVEESNVGKASHSRVWTENELIAQCFLFFLAGFDTVSTGMTFLTYELTINPDIQARLHEEITQTEQSLNGKPLCYEVLQKMPYMDMVVSEALRMWPPAVVSDRFCVKDYVYDDGAGTRFVIEKNQTIWIPTIAIHADPKYYPNPGKFDPERFNEQNRSKIDAGAYLPFGVGPRNCIGSRLALMEVKLILYYLLKDFSLEPTEKTQIPLQMSKNFFALQAEKGVWLEIKPRNV; this comes from the exons ATGGAGGTGGATTTGCTGACGGTGGCCGCCATCGGTGCCATTGTACTGCTGCTGTTCCACTACGTGtcgaaaaaatatcaatacttTCTGTCGAAGCCGATACCCTGTGTAAAGCCGACCTTCTTCTTCGGCAGCACTGGGCCAATGATGTTCCGCAGACGCGATGTGACGTCTCACATTCGGATGCTGTACAATCTATTCCCTGATTTCAA AGTGGTTGgattttatgactttatgaaaCCGATATTCATGCTGCGTGATCCGGAAGTGATCAAGAAGATTGCTGTGAAGGATTTCGATTATTTCATTGATCACACACCCACCATGACCTCGGGAAGTCTAGATGAGCAAACCAAGAACGAGAGTCTTTTCGGTAATTCGCTATTTGCGCTGCGTGGCCAGAAGTGGCGCGATATGAGAGCTACCCTGAGTCCGGCCTTCACCGGTAGTAAAATGAGGCACATGTTCGAGCTGGTGGCACAATGCGCCCAATCGATGAACAACTTCTTCACTGCGGAAACGAAAGCCGGCAAGAAACTGGAGTACGAAATGAAGGACATTTTTTCACGCTTCGGTAATGATGTGATCGCTACGGTTGCGTTTGGTATTCAGGTGGATTCGCTGAAGGATCGGGACAATGAATTCTACTTGAAAGGTAAACAGATGATCAATTTTCAATCGCTTATGGTCTTGGTAAAGTTTCTGATGTTGAGAAGTATGCCCCGGCTGATGCAAAAATTGGGCATTGATTTTCTAGATTCGAATCTGACACAGTACTTCAAGAGTATGATCACTGATAATATGAAACAGAGAGAAGCGCATGGAATTGTGCGTAACGACATGATACACATGTTAATGGAAGTTCGAAAAGGTGCACTGAAacattcgaaagatgaacatgatCAGAAAGATGCAGGTTTCGCTACGGTTGAGGAGTCTAACGTTGGAAAGGCTTCACATTCTAGAGTGTGGACAGAAAACGAATTGATTGCGCAGTGTTTCTTATTCTTCCTAGCTGGTTTTGATACTGTTTCCACGGGAATGACCTTCTTAACCTACGAACTAACAATCAACCCAGACATTCAGGCTCGCCTGCACGAAGAAATCACGCAAACTGAGCAGTCTCTCAACGGTAAGCCTCTATGTTATGAAGTCCTGCAAAAAATGCCATACATGGATATGGTTGTTTCGGAAGCTCTTCGCATGTGGCCTCCGGCCGTAGTTTCCGATCGCTTTTGCGTTAAGGATTACGTGTACGATGACGGAGCCGGAACACGGTTcgtgattgaaaaaaatcaaaccatTTGGATTCCGACGATTGCCATTCACGCCGATCCAAAGTATTATCCGAACCCGGGTAAATTTGATCCCGAGCGATTTAACGAACAAAATCGGTCGAAAATTGATGCCGGGGCGTATCTGCCGTTTGGCGTTGGTCCACGTAACTGTATCGGTTCTCGCTTGGCGTTGATGGAGGTTAAATTGATCTTGTACTATCTGCTGAAAGACTTCAGCCTGGAACCAACCGAGAAGACACAAATTCCTCTGCAGATGTCGAAGAATTTTTTTGCCCTCCAGGCCGAAAAGGGAGTGTGGCTGGAAATCAAACCGAGAAATGTGTAG
- the LOC129722977 gene encoding probable cytochrome P450 9f2, whose amino-acid sequence MVQVNLFVAIAIGAIVLFIYHRIAKKYLYFLPMAIPCLKPTFLLGSSGPMMFRKRNVTSHMKALYTAFPGAKIIGLYDLLTPMFLARDPEIIKRISITDFDHFTDHTPSMSNASVDEEIGGENLFGNSLFALRGQKWKDMRSTLSPAFTGSKIRHMFELVSDCCRATNSFLLAEANAGKSLELEMKDMFAKFCNDVIARVAFGVRVDSMRDPDNEFYQKGKQMLNFQSVWLIIKLLFIKLFPNLSEKLKFGFIDRDVENYFKKMIVDNMRQRKTHGIVHNDMIQILLEVQNGTLRHSKVEQEFKDTAFATVQDSNVGRGEHSRVWTDTELIAQCFVFFFAGFDTVSTSAAFLTYELTINPDIQNRLYEEILQTEQQLSGAPLSYEVLQRMEYMDMVVSEVLRKWPPAVVTERYCVKDYLCDNGAGARFLIEKGQTVLLPTIAMQNDPKYFPNPDRFDPERFSQTNRTQINAGAYAPFGLGPRNCIGSRLALMEIKLIVYYLLQRFSFEPTEKTQVPLQIAKNLFTLEAEKGIWVELKARKLE is encoded by the exons ATGGTGCAAGTGAATCTGTTCGTCGCAATAGCCATCGGTGCTATAGTGCTGTTCATCTACCACCGAATAGCGAAAAAGTATCTTTATTTCCTACCGATGGCGATACCGTGCTTAAAACCGACATTTCTGCTGGGAAGTTCTGGTCCGATGATGTTTCGCAAAAGAAATGTTACCTCACACATGAAAGCACTCTACACCGCTTTCCCGGGGGCCAA aaTCATCGGTCTGTACGATCTACTGACGCCAATGTTTCTGGCCCGTGATCCGGAGATCATCAAACGCATCTCGATCACAGATTTTGACCACTTCACGGATCACACGCCGTCGATGAGCAACGCCAGTGTGGATGAGGAAATTGGAGGGGAAAATTTATTCGGAAATTCACTGTTTGCGTTGCGGGGACAAAAGTGGAAAGACATGCGATCGACGCTGAGTCCGGCCTTCACCGGGAGTAAAATACGGCACATGTTCGAACTGGTATCGGATTGCTGTCGAGCTACGAACAGTTTTCTTCTAGCAGAAGCAAATGCTGGAAAAAGCCTGGAGCTCGAGATGAAGGACATGTTTGCGAAATTTTGCAACGACGTAATCGCCAGAGTTGCGTTCGGTGTACGAGTGGATTCGATGCGTGATCCCGATAATGAATTTTATCAAAAGGGGAAACAGATGTTGAACTTTCAATCTGTTTGGTTGATCATTAAACTGCTGTTCATTAAACTTTTCCCCAACTTATCGGAGAAACTGAAGTTTGGTTTCATTGATCGTGATGTGGagaattattttaaaaagatGATAGTCGACAATATGCGACAGCGGAAAACGCATGGAATTGTGCACAACGATATGATACAGATACTGCTTGAGGTCCAGAATGGTACTCTGAGACACTCGAAAGTGGAACAGGAGTTCAAAGATACAGCTTTTGCGACAGTTCAAGACTCGAACGTTGGACGAGGCGAACACTCTCGAGTATGGACTGACACTGAACTTATCGCTCAGTGTTTCGTATTTTTCTTTGCCGGGTTTGATACGGTATCGACAAGTGCGGCCTTCTTGACGTACGAATTAACGATCAATCCCGATATACAGAATCGTCTTTATGAGGAAATACTGCAGACGGAACAGCAACTCAGTGGAGCACCCCTCTCCTATGAGGTTCTCCAACGGATGGAATATATGGATATGGTCGTATCGGAAGTGCTTCGAAAATGGCCTCCAGCCGTGGTGACCGAACGGTACTGCGTCAAGGACTATCTCTGCGATAACGGAGCTGGAGCTCGGTTTCTTATAGAAAAAGGCCAAACTGTTTTACTGCCCACAATCGCCATGCAGAACGATCCAAAATATTTTCCCAACCCGGATCGGTTCGACCCGGAACGATTCAGCCAAACGAACCGAACGCAAATCAATGCCGGCGCTTACGCACCCTTCGGTCTGGGGCCAAGAAATTGTATTGGTTCACGTTTGGCTCTGATGGAGATCAAGCTCATTGTTTACTACCTGTTGCAGAGGTTCAGCTTCGAGCCGACCGAGAAGACGCAAGTGCCACTGCAAATTGCGAAAAATCTGTTCACACTCGAGGCAGAAAAGGGAATTTGGGTAGAGCTTAAGGCCCGAAAACTCGAATAG